The Parashewanella spongiae genome has a window encoding:
- a CDS encoding 1,4-dihydroxy-2-naphthoate polyprenyltransferase has product MSENNKHTLNMESWLIAIRPKTLFAALSPLILGNSLAFAHESFSFFIAITSVICALLLQIVVNLSNDYSDFIRGVDSPARLGPARACQSGLLTPKQVKIGVYISSSLAVLTGLILVSSGGWPIFFCGLLSLICAICYSSGPRPLADFALGEVTVFIFFGLVAVTGSYYLQTQQISLQSIVMACSIGLLNSAIMFVNNTRDIVTDNNAGKVTLAVKLGKEMCIPVYRSLLYAAIAITVTAFLLGVLPGWPVFLSGLCFIYARKLAEKFESAKGIEFNDILNKTALITFIFSLLFSAGYFLDIHLQV; this is encoded by the coding sequence CGCTTTTCGCCGCTTTAAGTCCACTTATCCTTGGTAACAGTCTGGCTTTTGCACATGAAAGTTTTAGCTTTTTTATTGCCATAACCTCTGTCATTTGCGCGCTTTTATTGCAAATTGTAGTGAATTTAAGCAATGACTATTCGGACTTTATTAGAGGGGTAGACTCGCCAGCTCGGTTAGGTCCAGCTAGAGCCTGCCAGTCAGGCTTATTAACGCCTAAACAGGTTAAAATCGGTGTTTACATCAGTTCCTCTTTGGCTGTCCTAACTGGATTAATCTTAGTTAGTTCAGGTGGTTGGCCAATATTTTTTTGTGGCTTATTATCACTGATATGTGCCATTTGCTACAGTTCAGGTCCTAGACCGCTTGCCGATTTTGCCCTCGGAGAAGTCACCGTATTTATATTTTTTGGACTTGTGGCGGTAACCGGTAGCTATTACTTACAAACTCAGCAAATTAGCCTGCAATCCATCGTAATGGCCTGCTCCATTGGACTACTCAACTCAGCAATTATGTTTGTCAACAATACAAGAGATATTGTAACTGACAACAACGCCGGTAAAGTAACGCTGGCCGTTAAGCTTGGAAAAGAAATGTGCATACCGGTATACCGCTCACTTTTATACGCCGCCATTGCCATTACTGTTACAGCATTTTTATTAGGCGTGTTGCCCGGTTGGCCTGTGTTTCTATCAGGGTTATGCTTTATTTATGCTCGTAAACTAGCTGAAAAATTTGAGTCTGCTAAAGGCATAGAGTTTAACGACATTCTGAATAAAACAGCCTTAATAACCTTTATATTCAGTTTGCTATTTAGTGCAGGGTACTTTTTAGACATCCATTTACAAGTTTAA
- the ltrA gene encoding group II intron reverse transcriptase/maturase, translating into MANTPVNIRILQRKLYLRSKLNSELRFYSLYDKLSRLDILEEAYRRCKANKGGAGIDGITFSCLEQQKKVVALLKEIQTQLQQKNYRPSPVKRVEILKDNGKTRKLGIPIISDRIVQMAMTIVMQPVYEPHLHEHSYGYRPCRSAQQAVKVIEMSLKQGYQHVLDADLSAYFDTIPHAKLMAKVERRISDSSFLSLLKSFIKAPISVETVNRKWRIEASRCGTPQGGVISPLLANIYLNDFCLKIHEKTPCKIVTYADDFVVLHKQTYTQEQLDWIAQQLSDEGLKLNQSKTHCVDMGKLMNEFDFLGFNFQRITGFIKGTSYIKIQASKKSQTKLKNKLRDIVKHRTSNTLGVLINKVNQVLRGWKHYFGGIGYPRGVFFRINGFVVNRFYRWHRRLSQRRSKYLSRGAYEKLRQAGLEYLPTTR; encoded by the coding sequence ATGGCTAACACTCCAGTAAATATCAGAATATTACAGCGAAAACTTTACTTACGCTCAAAGCTTAACTCGGAGCTACGATTTTACAGCTTGTACGATAAACTCAGTCGCCTAGATATACTCGAAGAAGCCTATCGACGATGCAAAGCCAATAAAGGCGGAGCAGGAATTGATGGCATCACATTCAGTTGTCTAGAGCAGCAAAAGAAAGTCGTTGCGCTGTTAAAAGAAATTCAAACTCAATTACAACAGAAAAACTATCGACCTAGCCCAGTCAAACGAGTAGAAATACTCAAAGACAACGGCAAAACGCGGAAACTTGGGATCCCGATAATCAGTGACAGAATTGTGCAAATGGCGATGACAATAGTGATGCAACCCGTCTACGAACCTCATTTACATGAACACAGTTATGGTTATCGTCCATGTCGAAGCGCCCAGCAAGCGGTAAAAGTCATTGAAATGAGCCTAAAACAAGGCTATCAGCACGTACTTGATGCTGACTTGAGCGCCTATTTCGATACCATCCCGCACGCTAAGTTGATGGCAAAAGTAGAAAGGCGAATAAGCGACAGCAGCTTTCTGAGTTTGCTGAAAAGCTTTATCAAAGCGCCCATCAGCGTAGAGACGGTCAACAGAAAATGGCGAATAGAAGCAAGCCGATGTGGCACTCCGCAAGGCGGAGTTATCTCTCCACTACTGGCTAACATCTATCTCAACGATTTCTGTTTGAAAATACACGAAAAAACACCGTGTAAAATCGTTACCTATGCAGATGATTTTGTTGTACTTCATAAGCAAACCTACACACAAGAGCAACTGGACTGGATAGCACAGCAATTAAGTGATGAAGGTCTGAAGCTAAATCAAAGTAAAACCCACTGTGTGGATATGGGAAAGCTGATGAATGAGTTTGATTTCCTCGGTTTTAACTTTCAACGGATCACAGGCTTCATCAAAGGCACCAGTTACATTAAGATACAGGCGTCTAAGAAGAGCCAAACAAAGCTGAAAAATAAACTCAGAGACATAGTGAAGCATCGAACCTCAAATACACTTGGCGTACTGATAAATAAAGTTAATCAAGTTCTGAGGGGATGGAAACACTATTTTGGTGGGATAGGATATCCCAGAGGAGTATTTTTCAGAATAAATGGATTTGTAGTAAACCGATTCTATCGATGGCATCGTCGCTTAAGTCAACGTCGAAGCAAGTATCTATCACGAGGTGCTTACGAAAAATTACGCCAAGCTGGTCTTGAGTATTTACCCACGACAAGATGA
- the gndA gene encoding NADP-dependent phosphogluconate dehydrogenase → MPKTKCLMDIGVIGLGVMGKNLALNIADNGYRIAAFDIDDDKTNSVVDQSLQEQVAFSTLDSKQRVFGSQSIEDMLNQLSSPKIIVLSVPAGKPVDGVCQALIHAGIGENDIVIDTGNSLWTDTVEREARYHGQFIFFSSAVSGGEVGARFGPSLMPSGSIKAWERISPVWEAIAAKVDPNTGLPIERTKPGDRVDHGEPCTTYIGDTGSGHYVKMVHNGIEYADMQLICEAYHILNDGCGFSAKEIGQTFERWNNGRLNSYLMEISADILQQDDPETGKPLVEMILDKAGQKGTGLWTAVSSLQIGAPAPTIAEAVSARAVSNQKALRQQLSQKLCGPVVNELSDSEKENVVSSLENALYCAKICCYAQGFQLMDMAASEHGWKLNFAEIAKIWRAGCIIRATFLQSITQAYQQDPELPHLLLSQNFAQELSDLQKDWRSASVFAISNGIPIPCISSALSYYDNFRSQILPANLLQGQRDFFGAHTYQRQDKPEGEKFHLEWSSMDRKQIKL, encoded by the coding sequence ATGCCAAAAACTAAATGTCTCATGGATATCGGGGTCATCGGCCTTGGTGTAATGGGGAAAAATCTTGCTTTAAATATTGCTGATAATGGCTATCGCATTGCCGCATTTGATATTGATGATGACAAAACTAACTCAGTGGTTGATCAGTCCTTGCAAGAGCAGGTTGCATTTTCGACTCTTGATAGCAAGCAAAGAGTATTCGGTAGTCAATCTATCGAAGATATGCTGAACCAATTATCCTCTCCAAAAATCATTGTATTGTCAGTGCCGGCAGGAAAGCCTGTAGATGGTGTTTGTCAGGCATTAATTCATGCTGGTATTGGTGAAAATGACATTGTCATTGACACTGGAAACAGCTTATGGACCGATACCGTAGAGCGTGAAGCCAGATATCATGGACAATTTATATTTTTTAGTTCAGCGGTTTCGGGCGGCGAAGTTGGTGCTCGGTTTGGTCCGTCGTTGATGCCTAGTGGTAGTATTAAAGCGTGGGAACGAATTTCTCCTGTGTGGGAAGCCATTGCCGCTAAAGTCGATCCGAATACGGGACTGCCTATCGAGCGCACTAAACCGGGTGATAGGGTTGATCATGGAGAGCCTTGCACGACGTATATTGGTGACACAGGGTCGGGCCATTATGTAAAAATGGTGCATAATGGAATTGAGTACGCCGATATGCAGCTCATCTGTGAGGCTTATCATATTCTTAATGATGGATGTGGCTTTTCAGCAAAAGAAATTGGTCAAACATTCGAGCGCTGGAATAATGGCCGGTTAAACAGTTATTTGATGGAAATCAGCGCTGACATCTTACAACAAGACGATCCTGAGACTGGCAAGCCGTTAGTTGAAATGATTTTAGACAAAGCTGGGCAGAAAGGCACTGGTTTATGGACTGCAGTCAGCAGCTTGCAAATTGGTGCTCCAGCACCAACGATCGCTGAAGCGGTTTCAGCCCGCGCCGTGAGTAATCAAAAAGCATTAAGGCAACAACTTAGTCAAAAGCTCTGTGGCCCAGTTGTTAATGAACTCAGTGACTCTGAAAAAGAAAATGTTGTTTCATCGCTAGAAAATGCCCTTTATTGCGCCAAAATTTGTTGTTATGCGCAAGGTTTTCAGCTTATGGATATGGCGGCATCTGAGCATGGGTGGAAGTTAAACTTTGCTGAAATTGCCAAAATTTGGCGCGCTGGTTGTATTATTCGAGCGACTTTCTTGCAATCAATCACTCAAGCTTACCAACAAGATCCGGAGCTTCCTCATTTATTGCTTTCGCAAAACTTTGCTCAAGAATTGTCTGATCTGCAAAAGGATTGGCGTTCGGCCTCTGTATTTGCAATTTCAAATGGTATTCCAATCCCTTGTATAAGTTCTGCGCTTTCATATTACGATAACTTTCGCAGTCAAATATTACCTGCAAATCTTCTGCAAGGTCAGCGTGACTTCTTTGGTGCTCATACTTATCAAAGACAGGATAAGCCAGAAGGCGAAAAATTCCATTTGGAATGGAGTAGCATGGATAGAAAACAAATTAAGTTGTAA
- a CDS encoding patatin-like phospholipase family protein gives MAFCPPSSEITPLWLHLSESGLRREGTKCLKIGDYLYTIEFNEIGKAKHISSKQLKHWKRSLDNYPVEVEIAFHSQRSPEYGELIAALNCKPALKAYAEKKYDEHQCDVSEFIKYDALCLSGGGARGVGFCGVFKQLGNERLVNRIKEVSGSSIGALAAIPIACGMNVEEVSTFFSEYDAELNPESIIRNAQEAIRRKLNPFVIEIHNFLARSRRPLLDSFGNALSLSESTSALNNLSFEQLELLRNYEGEQELPNVSKLKLKRLVLVATSDKKEVELSAKKTPSMSISLAARASCGFPVKIGKLKVNSSVFTKRPNILFGKNSKTVSLSDGGITNNTPYFYLEGERKLVIAFKTAQARIEKERLSVKEFAYQTLLRTPVFEYEKFDIEAAKKDPSVILFFLRSSLKTLDLDMARSDFHLIELDAMRQFQQFEKDRAISLSSYLANLGSYTELTAAELSGEDELERVSAELNLCLSLEESGDEADTLENSWFDDTDREGTDEGEDSYDVSSASENNSFYSSRTTASSVSSSISPLPSPFSETTQSFTNWSSLPRPNSLEKPRIKKSSTDEGFDLLCGDSKVELRQYKVSKYSKGGRRPLSATRF, from the coding sequence ATGGCGTTTTGTCCACCAAGCTCTGAAATAACCCCGCTTTGGCTTCATTTGAGTGAATCAGGCCTGAGAAGGGAGGGCACTAAGTGTTTAAAGATTGGCGACTATTTATATACTATAGAGTTCAATGAAATTGGGAAAGCGAAACACATCTCGTCTAAGCAGTTAAAGCACTGGAAACGATCCCTTGATAATTATCCTGTTGAAGTGGAAATTGCGTTTCATTCGCAGCGTTCACCAGAATACGGTGAGTTAATCGCAGCCCTTAATTGTAAACCAGCACTTAAAGCTTATGCAGAAAAGAAATATGATGAACATCAATGCGATGTATCTGAATTTATAAAATATGATGCGTTATGTTTATCAGGTGGCGGTGCTCGCGGAGTTGGCTTTTGTGGTGTTTTCAAGCAATTAGGAAACGAAAGGTTAGTCAATCGAATAAAGGAAGTTTCAGGAAGCTCTATAGGAGCGTTAGCTGCAATCCCCATTGCTTGCGGGATGAATGTTGAAGAAGTCTCCACTTTTTTTTCTGAATATGATGCGGAACTCAATCCAGAGTCAATCATTCGAAATGCTCAAGAAGCAATAAGGCGAAAATTAAACCCATTTGTAATTGAAATTCATAACTTTTTAGCAAGAAGTCGCCGCCCCTTACTTGATAGCTTCGGAAACGCTTTATCATTGAGTGAATCTACTTCGGCTTTAAATAACCTGAGCTTTGAACAGCTTGAATTATTAAGAAATTATGAGGGAGAACAAGAGTTACCAAACGTTAGTAAACTTAAATTAAAACGATTAGTTTTGGTTGCCACTTCTGACAAGAAAGAAGTAGAGCTATCCGCTAAAAAAACACCCAGTATGTCTATTTCTCTTGCGGCTAGAGCCAGTTGTGGATTTCCGGTAAAAATTGGGAAACTTAAGGTTAATTCTTCGGTCTTCACTAAACGGCCAAATATCCTTTTTGGAAAAAATAGCAAAACAGTGTCTCTAAGTGACGGCGGTATTACAAATAACACCCCATATTTCTACTTAGAAGGCGAACGAAAATTAGTCATTGCGTTTAAAACCGCCCAAGCAAGAATTGAAAAAGAAAGATTGTCAGTTAAAGAGTTTGCCTATCAAACACTTTTAAGAACGCCTGTATTTGAGTATGAAAAATTTGATATCGAAGCAGCAAAAAAAGATCCAAGCGTGATTTTGTTTTTTTTAAGGAGTAGTTTAAAAACCTTAGACTTAGATATGGCAAGATCCGACTTCCACTTAATCGAGCTTGATGCCATGAGGCAATTTCAACAGTTTGAAAAGGATAGAGCTATCAGCCTATCTAGTTATTTAGCAAATTTAGGCTCGTACACAGAACTTACGGCAGCAGAGCTATCCGGTGAAGATGAACTGGAAAGAGTCTCGGCTGAACTGAATTTATGTCTGTCCTTGGAAGAAAGCGGAGATGAAGCTGATACGCTCGAGAATAGTTGGTTTGACGACACCGACAGAGAAGGTACTGATGAGGGGGAAGATTCATATGATGTGAGCAGCGCCTCAGAGAATAATAGTTTTTATTCATCTAGGACCACAGCTAGTTCAGTATCCTCTTCTATTTCTCCCCTACCGTCACCGTTTTCGGAAACCACGCAATCGTTTACAAATTGGAGTTCTTTACCTAGGCCTAATTCATTGGAAAAGCCCAGAATAAAAAAATCTTCAACTGATGAAGGATTCGATCTTCTGTGTGGCGATAGTAAGGTAGAATTGAGGCAGTATAAAGTTTCTAAATACAGTAAAGGTGGACGCAGGCCTTTATCAGCGACTCGGTTCTGA
- a CDS encoding MerR family transcriptional regulator produces MSIISNSPSSYSISDLSREFDITTRSIRFYEDQGLLKPKRRGQTRVYSLKDKVRLKLILRGKRLGFSLAETRRLFEMYDTDKTSTSQLSTMLDLIEEKKAALQQQMDDIKVVLMELNSAEQQCLAALNK; encoded by the coding sequence ATGAGCATAATCAGCAATTCCCCTAGTAGTTACTCCATTAGTGACTTATCAAGAGAGTTTGATATTACTACACGTAGTATCCGCTTTTATGAAGATCAGGGCTTGCTTAAGCCTAAACGCCGCGGTCAAACTCGTGTTTACAGTCTCAAAGATAAAGTGCGTCTAAAGCTCATTCTCAGAGGAAAACGTCTCGGATTTTCATTAGCAGAAACCAGACGCTTATTTGAAATGTATGACACAGACAAAACCAGCACATCGCAACTCAGCACCATGCTTGATTTGATTGAAGAAAAGAAAGCTGCATTGCAGCAACAAATGGATGATATCAAAGTTGTGTTGATGGAGTTAAATTCAGCTGAACAACAATGCCTAGCAGCACTTAATAAATAA
- a CDS encoding isovaleryl-CoA dehydrogenase, translating into MNALYSSLNFGLGEEVDMLRDAVQQFAANEIAPLAEKVDKENEFPNELWPVFGDMGLLGVTVDEELGGAQMGYLAHVIAMEEISRASASIGLSYGAHSNLCVNQINRNGTPEQKAKYLPKLISGEHIGALAMSEPNAGSDVVSMKLHARKEGNKFILNGNKMWITNGPDADTLVIYAKTDLDKGAHGITAFIVEKTFKGFSTAQKLDKLGMRGSNTCELVFEDCEVPEENILGELNEGVKVLMSGLDYERLVLAGGPLGIMAACMDIVVPYVHDRVQFGKSIGEFQLVQGKIADMYTQMNAARSYVYAVAKSCDRGETTRKDAAGAILYSAELATKMALDAIQLLGGNGYINEYATGRLLRDAKLYEIGAGTSEIRRMLIGRELFSESK; encoded by the coding sequence ATGAACGCACTATACTCAAGCCTAAATTTCGGACTTGGCGAAGAAGTTGATATGCTGCGTGATGCAGTTCAACAATTTGCCGCCAATGAAATCGCCCCACTCGCTGAAAAAGTTGATAAAGAAAACGAATTCCCAAATGAATTATGGCCTGTATTTGGTGATATGGGTTTACTAGGAGTGACCGTTGACGAAGAGTTAGGTGGTGCCCAAATGGGTTACTTGGCTCATGTTATAGCAATGGAAGAAATTTCCCGAGCCTCCGCATCCATTGGCTTGAGCTATGGCGCTCATTCAAACTTATGCGTCAATCAAATTAATCGCAATGGCACCCCAGAGCAAAAAGCCAAGTATTTACCAAAGCTCATTAGCGGTGAGCATATTGGCGCACTTGCCATGAGCGAACCTAATGCAGGATCAGATGTCGTTTCCATGAAACTGCATGCCCGCAAAGAAGGTAATAAGTTCATACTAAATGGCAACAAAATGTGGATCACCAATGGCCCAGATGCTGACACACTGGTTATTTATGCCAAAACAGATTTAGACAAAGGTGCTCATGGTATTACCGCCTTTATCGTCGAAAAAACCTTTAAAGGTTTTTCAACCGCGCAGAAGCTAGACAAACTTGGTATGCGTGGTTCAAACACTTGTGAACTTGTCTTTGAAGATTGTGAGGTGCCAGAAGAAAACATTCTGGGTGAATTAAATGAAGGCGTTAAAGTTCTTATGAGTGGCCTTGATTATGAACGCCTTGTACTCGCAGGCGGGCCTCTTGGGATTATGGCGGCTTGCATGGATATCGTAGTGCCTTATGTCCATGACCGTGTTCAATTCGGCAAGTCAATTGGCGAGTTTCAGCTAGTCCAAGGTAAAATTGCTGACATGTACACACAAATGAACGCTGCACGTTCTTACGTTTATGCTGTGGCTAAGTCCTGTGACCGCGGTGAAACTACCCGTAAAGACGCTGCTGGTGCGATTTTATATAGTGCCGAATTGGCAACCAAAATGGCACTCGATGCCATTCAACTGCTTGGTGGTAATGGTTACATCAACGAATATGCAACAGGTCGCCTGCTTCGTGATGCCAAACTTTATGAAATCGGAGCTGGCACTTCAGAAATCCGTCGAATGCTTATTGGTCGTGAGCTGTTTAGCGAAAGTAAATAG
- a CDS encoding carboxyl transferase domain-containing protein — MTQLSSRINTRSDEFKIKHDGMSKLVDELQTKLASIQQGGGQVSMDRHLSRGKLAPRDRIEKLLDPSAPFVELSQFAAYDMYDANIAAAGIITGIGRVNGVECMIVANDATVKGGTYYPLTVKKHIRAQEIAERCHLPCIYLVDSGGAFLPLQDEVFPDRDHFGRIFYNQAKMSAKGIPQIAVVMGLCTAGGAYVPAMADESIIVKEQGTIFLAGPPLVKAATGEEVSAEELGGAEVHTKISGVADHLAQNDEHALELARNAVSRLNHNKHIENTLSAVKPPKYDPKELYGIVGTDLKKPFDVKEVIARIVDDSDFDEFKANYGATLVCGFAKIHGNPVGIIANNGILFSESAQKGAHFIELCCQRKIPLLFLQNITGFMVGKKYEHEGIAKHGAKMVTAVTCANVPKFTVLIGGSYGAGNYGMCGRAFDPTMMWMWPNARISVMGGEQAAGVLATVKKDGLARNGESWNQQEEADFKSPIVEQYDKAGHPYHASARLWDDGIIDPAQTRDVVGLALSAALNAPIEETRFGVFRM; from the coding sequence ATGACACAATTGAGCAGTCGAATTAATACTCGAAGCGACGAGTTTAAAATTAAGCACGATGGCATGTCCAAACTGGTTGATGAGCTTCAAACCAAACTTGCCAGTATTCAACAAGGTGGCGGTCAAGTATCAATGGATCGCCACTTATCTCGCGGCAAACTTGCACCAAGAGACAGAATCGAAAAACTACTTGATCCCAGTGCACCATTTGTAGAACTTTCGCAATTTGCGGCTTATGACATGTACGACGCGAATATCGCTGCGGCTGGCATTATTACTGGTATTGGTCGTGTAAACGGTGTTGAATGCATGATTGTCGCCAATGATGCGACAGTAAAAGGTGGCACTTACTATCCTCTAACCGTTAAAAAACATATTCGGGCTCAAGAAATTGCCGAACGTTGCCACCTACCCTGTATTTACTTGGTTGATTCTGGCGGTGCTTTTCTCCCGTTGCAGGATGAAGTTTTCCCAGATCGTGATCATTTTGGACGAATATTTTATAACCAAGCCAAGATGTCAGCAAAAGGTATTCCGCAAATTGCTGTCGTCATGGGTCTATGCACAGCAGGCGGCGCTTATGTACCGGCAATGGCTGACGAATCGATTATCGTTAAAGAGCAAGGCACCATATTCTTAGCGGGTCCACCATTAGTAAAAGCTGCAACGGGCGAAGAAGTCTCCGCTGAAGAGCTTGGTGGCGCGGAAGTCCATACCAAAATTTCAGGTGTTGCCGATCACTTAGCTCAAAATGACGAGCACGCTCTAGAATTAGCTCGCAATGCGGTTTCAAGGCTTAACCATAATAAGCACATAGAAAATACGCTTTCCGCAGTCAAACCACCAAAATACGACCCCAAAGAACTCTACGGCATTGTGGGAACCGATTTAAAAAAACCATTCGATGTAAAAGAAGTCATCGCTCGAATCGTAGATGATTCAGACTTCGACGAATTCAAAGCTAATTATGGTGCCACATTAGTTTGTGGGTTTGCCAAAATTCATGGTAATCCAGTCGGCATTATTGCCAACAATGGCATTCTTTTCTCAGAATCAGCGCAAAAAGGCGCTCACTTTATTGAGCTTTGTTGCCAACGCAAAATTCCGCTTCTATTCCTGCAAAATATTACTGGCTTTATGGTCGGGAAAAAATATGAGCACGAAGGCATAGCCAAACACGGCGCGAAGATGGTAACAGCCGTGACCTGTGCCAACGTACCTAAGTTTACTGTTCTTATTGGTGGCAGTTATGGTGCTGGTAACTATGGTATGTGCGGCCGAGCTTTCGATCCAACCATGATGTGGATGTGGCCAAATGCTCGTATTTCAGTCATGGGCGGTGAGCAAGCGGCTGGCGTATTAGCGACCGTTAAAAAAGATGGTTTAGCGCGCAATGGCGAAAGTTGGAACCAACAAGAAGAAGCTGATTTTAAATCACCAATTGTTGAACAGTACGACAAAGCGGGCCATCCTTATCACGCTAGTGCTCGCTTGTGGGACGACGGCATTATCGACCCAGCTCAAACACGCGATGTAGTAGGCTTAGCTTTATCTGCAGCGCTCAACGCACCTATCGAAGAAACGCGCTTTGGCGTGTTCCGCATGTAA
- a CDS encoding enoyl-CoA hydratase-related protein produces MTTKTIFEDQNYQHIICEIDDRGVGSLILNRVDVHNAFDEVMIAELISALHRFANDNQCKLLIVKANGKHFSAGADLNWMRKQVKMDFDQNLADANTLAKLMNDLDKFPKPTIAHVQGAAFGGALGLICCCDMAVATPKSSFCLSEVKLGLIPAVISPYVVRAMGNRASRRYMLTAERFTAEKALQLQIIHEVGEDLQKLSQPMADALLANSPQGMNWCKSLIAHLESGEINAQTLSHTSDRIARIRVSSEGQEGLNAFFEKRQPNWQQVEGD; encoded by the coding sequence ATGACCACAAAAACTATCTTCGAAGATCAAAATTATCAACACATAATCTGTGAGATTGATGATCGCGGTGTCGGCTCGCTCATTCTGAATCGAGTCGATGTTCATAACGCCTTTGATGAAGTGATGATTGCAGAGTTAATTTCAGCATTACACAGATTTGCCAATGACAATCAATGTAAATTACTCATTGTTAAAGCCAATGGTAAACATTTTAGTGCTGGGGCTGATCTCAATTGGATGCGTAAACAAGTCAAAATGGATTTCGACCAAAATCTGGCCGATGCAAATACCCTTGCAAAGCTCATGAATGACTTAGATAAATTCCCTAAGCCAACGATTGCTCACGTTCAAGGCGCAGCATTTGGCGGAGCGCTAGGTTTAATCTGTTGTTGTGATATGGCTGTCGCGACGCCGAAATCGAGCTTCTGTTTAAGCGAAGTAAAACTTGGGTTAATCCCTGCAGTAATCAGTCCTTACGTAGTTCGTGCTATGGGTAATAGAGCCTCTCGTCGCTACATGTTGACTGCCGAACGTTTTACTGCTGAAAAAGCATTACAACTGCAAATTATTCATGAAGTTGGAGAAGACTTACAAAAATTGAGTCAACCAATGGCCGATGCATTACTTGCGAACAGCCCTCAAGGGATGAACTGGTGTAAATCATTAATTGCTCACCTCGAAAGTGGCGAAATCAATGCCCAAACCTTATCCCATACGAGTGATCGAATTGCCCGAATTCGTGTTTCAAGTGAAGGACAAGAAGGACTCAATGCCTTTTTTGAAAAACGACAACCGAACTGGCAGCAAGTAGAAGGGGATTAA